In Pseudomonas nunensis, a single window of DNA contains:
- the dibA gene encoding phosphodiesterase DibA, producing the protein MSATHRDALRAALLYLVLSVVWLQFSGYLLNSFFDSSTELLRWQLINGYAWVLLSAGLIFLARARLFRCLGIGAKLRERSEDRERLRQAAAVFDCTHEGVLVTDSQGLIVHVNRAFMEITGYQSEEVLGQQPSMFKSGHHPPAFYQAMFAMLNSAGQWSGEIWNRRKSGEIYPQWQTIRIIHDDLGRISHYVAVFSDISAIKNSEHELTHLAHHDPLTDLPNRLLFTDRVEQALTSAQLHKRGCALLMIDLDHFKMINDSLGHNVGDQLLKAVAERFKGLFVPGITLARLGGDEFAVLAENCPQLVQAAALAQRIIDGLKQPFEIDGHQLFINASIGISLFPSDALGAEQLLRNADSALFKAKSAGRDGYALYTEELTAHAQQRVEIAFELRRALEMQELRVYYQPVHDLKTSRLVGVEALVRWEHPQRGLISPAEFIPVAERTGLISEIDAWVMQQACQQMCDWQQAGVVLSFVAVNVSSRLFARRELYQQVAQVLRETGLDPAYLELEVTESAVMDDPEVALEQMHRLRELGVRLAIDDFGTGYSSLLRLKRLPVQKLKIDQGFVAGLPWDEDDGAIVRVIIALAKSMGMQVHAEGIEQVEQAGFLLEQECDLGQGYWFGRPVPAEQLDWTRAPVIG; encoded by the coding sequence ATGTCAGCCACACACCGCGATGCCTTGCGTGCAGCGCTGCTTTACCTGGTGCTTTCAGTAGTCTGGCTCCAGTTCAGTGGTTATTTATTGAACAGTTTCTTCGATAGCTCCACCGAACTGTTGCGATGGCAACTGATCAACGGTTACGCCTGGGTGCTGCTCAGCGCCGGATTAATCTTCCTCGCCCGGGCCAGATTGTTCCGCTGCCTGGGGATCGGCGCGAAATTGCGTGAGCGCAGTGAAGACCGGGAACGGCTGCGCCAGGCCGCCGCCGTGTTCGATTGCACCCACGAAGGGGTGCTTGTCACCGACAGCCAAGGCCTGATCGTGCATGTGAACCGGGCGTTCATGGAAATCACCGGTTATCAAAGTGAAGAAGTCCTTGGTCAGCAGCCCAGCATGTTCAAGTCCGGCCACCACCCGCCGGCGTTCTATCAGGCGATGTTTGCGATGCTAAACAGCGCCGGCCAGTGGAGCGGGGAGATCTGGAACCGGCGTAAAAGCGGCGAGATCTACCCGCAATGGCAGACCATTCGCATCATTCATGACGATCTGGGCCGAATCAGTCATTACGTGGCAGTGTTTTCCGACATCAGTGCGATCAAGAACTCCGAGCACGAACTGACGCACCTGGCCCACCACGATCCGCTGACTGATCTGCCCAACCGCCTGCTGTTCACCGATCGCGTCGAGCAGGCGTTGACCTCGGCGCAACTGCACAAACGCGGCTGCGCCTTGCTGATGATCGATCTGGATCACTTCAAGATGATCAACGACAGCCTCGGTCACAACGTCGGCGATCAATTGCTCAAGGCCGTGGCCGAGCGTTTCAAGGGCCTGTTCGTGCCGGGCATCACCCTGGCGCGTCTGGGAGGCGACGAGTTTGCGGTCCTCGCGGAAAACTGTCCGCAACTGGTGCAGGCCGCCGCGCTGGCGCAGCGAATCATCGATGGCCTCAAGCAGCCGTTCGAGATCGACGGGCATCAGTTGTTCATCAACGCCAGCATCGGCATCAGCCTGTTCCCCAGCGACGCCCTGGGCGCCGAGCAATTGCTGCGCAATGCCGATTCGGCGCTGTTCAAAGCCAAGAGCGCCGGTCGCGATGGCTATGCGCTGTACACCGAAGAATTGACCGCGCATGCCCAGCAGCGGGTCGAGATTGCCTTCGAACTGCGCCGCGCCCTGGAAATGCAGGAGCTGCGCGTCTACTACCAACCGGTCCATGACCTCAAAACCAGTCGTTTAGTGGGTGTCGAAGCGCTGGTGCGCTGGGAGCATCCGCAGCGCGGGTTGATCTCGCCGGCAGAATTCATCCCCGTCGCCGAGCGCACGGGGCTGATTTCCGAGATCGATGCCTGGGTCATGCAGCAGGCCTGTCAGCAGATGTGCGATTGGCAGCAGGCGGGCGTGGTGTTGTCGTTTGTCGCAGTGAACGTGTCTTCGCGTTTGTTTGCTCGCCGCGAGTTGTATCAGCAGGTGGCGCAGGTGCTGCGCGAAACCGGTCTGGATCCGGCGTATCTGGAGCTGGAAGTCACCGAAAGCGCGGTGATGGATGATCCGGAAGTGGCGCTGGAGCAGATGCATCGCCTGCGCGAGTTGGGGGTTCGGCTGGCCATCGACGATTTTGGCACCGGGTATTCGTCGCTGCTGCGGCTCAAGCGATTGCCGGTGCAGAAGCTCAAGATCGATCAGGGTTTTGTCGCCGGGCTGCCGTGGGACGAGGACGATGGCGCGATTGTGCGGGTGATTATTGCGTTGGCCAAAAGCATGGGGATGCAGGTGCACGCCGAAGGGATAGAGCAGGTGGAGCAGGCGGGTTTCCTGCTCGAACAGGAATGTGATCTGGGGCAGGGCTACTGGTTTGGCCGGCCGGTGCCGGCTGAGCAACTGGATTGGACGCGGGCTCCGGTGATTGGATGA
- the desA gene encoding delta-9 fatty acid desaturase DesA, translated as MWYEGFLGLSPWSLVAVTLLMTHVTIVGVTVYLHRYSAHRSLELNAGLKHFFRFWLWLTTAQNTREWTAIHRKHHAKCETVDDPHSPVIKGLSTVLRKGAELYREEAENPETLRIYGKNCPEDWIERNLYTRFPLLGVAIMGVIDLLLFGTIGITIWAIQMMWIPVWAAGVVNGLGHAIGYRNFECRDAATNLVPWGILIGGEELHNNHHTYPNSAKLSVKKWEFDLGWAWIQVFSFFRLAKVQRVAPIAHRVEGKGSLDMDTAMAILNNRFQIMAQYRKLVIAPLVKQELEKVDHSVRHQFHRAKRLLSRETSLLDDKHHIRIQNMLEHSQALKVIYEKRLALQQIWVKTSSNGHDMLAAIKDWVHEAEASGIQSLRDFADQLKTYSLRPAAV; from the coding sequence ATGTGGTACGAAGGTTTTCTCGGCTTGTCGCCCTGGTCACTGGTGGCAGTCACCCTGCTGATGACCCACGTCACGATTGTTGGCGTCACGGTCTATCTGCATCGTTATTCAGCCCATCGCTCCCTGGAGCTCAATGCCGGCCTGAAACATTTCTTCCGCTTCTGGCTGTGGTTGACCACGGCGCAGAACACCCGCGAGTGGACAGCCATCCACCGCAAGCATCACGCCAAATGCGAAACCGTCGATGACCCGCACAGCCCGGTCATCAAGGGCCTTTCCACCGTGTTGCGCAAGGGCGCCGAGTTGTACCGCGAGGAAGCGGAAAACCCGGAAACCCTGCGCATCTACGGCAAGAACTGCCCCGAAGACTGGATCGAACGCAACCTCTACACCCGTTTCCCGCTGTTGGGCGTGGCGATCATGGGCGTCATCGACCTGCTGCTGTTCGGCACCATCGGCATCACCATCTGGGCCATCCAGATGATGTGGATCCCGGTCTGGGCCGCCGGCGTAGTCAATGGCCTGGGTCATGCCATCGGTTATCGCAACTTCGAATGCCGCGACGCGGCGACCAATCTGGTGCCTTGGGGCATCCTGATCGGCGGCGAAGAACTGCATAACAACCATCACACCTACCCTAACTCGGCAAAACTGTCGGTGAAGAAGTGGGAGTTCGACCTCGGTTGGGCCTGGATCCAGGTCTTCAGTTTCTTCCGTCTGGCCAAAGTCCAGCGTGTTGCGCCGATCGCCCACCGGGTCGAAGGCAAGGGCAGCCTGGACATGGACACCGCCATGGCCATCCTCAACAACCGCTTCCAGATCATGGCTCAGTACCGCAAGCTGGTCATCGCGCCGCTGGTCAAGCAAGAGCTGGAAAAGGTCGATCACTCGGTCCGTCACCAGTTCCATCGCGCCAAGCGTTTGCTGTCGCGGGAAACCAGCCTGCTGGATGACAAGCACCATATCCGCATCCAGAACATGCTCGAGCACAGCCAGGCGCTGAAGGTAATTTACGAGAAACGCTTGGCCTTGCAGCAGATCTGGGTCAAGACCAGCTCAAATGGTCACGACATGCTTGCCGCGATAAAGGATTGGGTGCACGAAGCCGAAGCCAGCGGGATTCAATCCCTGCGCGACTTCGCCGATCAGTTGAAAACCTACTCCCTGCGCCCAGCTGCCGTTTGA
- a CDS encoding GGDEF domain-containing protein, which yields MVTKNLQDSSHPQWPEAAQTLMALMHAQGEVARLSEREQLFSSLLVSVNAVLWAFNWETRQVLYVSPAYERIFGRSAGLLLADYNQWRDSIYPDDLDYAERSLAEVLVKGAVEDREYRIIAADGQVRWLSDKCFINRQAEPGQPVIIVGIAEDITEKKQMETELQRLATTDVLTQSSNRRHFFECAHREFEQAKLQGAPLAFLLLDIDDFKVVNDSYGHPAGDNVLQHIAESGRAALRRGDLFGRIGGEEFAAVFPGCAPDMAMQVAERLQREIQRLSFSHEDQTFGITVSQGLTSLTAEDESLDSLFARADAAMYEAKRQGKNRIISA from the coding sequence ATGGTCACCAAAAACCTACAAGACTCATCCCACCCGCAGTGGCCCGAGGCCGCGCAAACCCTGATGGCGCTCATGCATGCCCAAGGTGAAGTTGCACGCCTGAGCGAACGCGAACAACTCTTCAGCTCGCTACTGGTCAGCGTCAACGCCGTGCTTTGGGCATTCAACTGGGAAACCCGGCAGGTGCTTTACGTCAGCCCAGCCTATGAACGGATTTTCGGCCGTTCCGCCGGCCTGTTGCTGGCCGACTACAACCAGTGGCGCGACAGCATCTACCCCGACGATCTGGACTACGCCGAGCGCAGCCTGGCCGAGGTGCTGGTCAAAGGTGCCGTCGAAGACCGCGAGTACCGCATCATCGCGGCCGACGGCCAAGTGCGCTGGCTCAGCGACAAATGCTTCATCAACCGTCAGGCCGAACCGGGGCAACCGGTGATCATCGTCGGCATTGCCGAGGACATCACCGAAAAGAAGCAGATGGAAACCGAGCTGCAACGCCTGGCGACCACCGACGTGCTGACCCAAAGCAGCAACCGCCGACACTTCTTCGAATGCGCCCATCGCGAATTTGAACAGGCGAAGCTGCAAGGCGCGCCGCTGGCCTTCCTGCTGCTGGACATTGATGACTTCAAAGTGGTCAACGACAGCTATGGCCACCCGGCAGGCGATAACGTGCTGCAACACATTGCCGAAAGCGGTCGTGCGGCATTACGCCGGGGTGATCTGTTCGGGCGAATTGGCGGGGAAGAGTTTGCTGCCGTATTCCCGGGCTGCGCGCCAGACATGGCCATGCAAGTGGCCGAGCGCCTGCAACGGGAGATCCAGCGGTTGAGCTTCAGCCATGAAGACCAGACCTTCGGCATCACCGTCAGCCAGGGCCTGACCAGCCTCACCGCCGAGGACGAAAGCCTCGACAGCCTGTTCGCCCGCGCCGATGCGGCGATGTACGAAGCCAAGCGCCAGGGCAAGAACCGGATTATCTCGGCCTGA
- a CDS encoding response regulator, which translates to MTAVVLPAVPRVLIAEADPWSRDLLKQVLLNVRCDARLDLCSDGQQAMELLATVPYDLVLVDWELPGIDGLNVLRSVRQRKRNPPLPFILLSSRNDSASVREALPLAPTAYLTKPLDMENLTHRLQELLLNAGEEVSCEVPALSPGMTLSVYLERRRESTDGAPLMTDVQLAVKRSLNPNGLDLTLLEAEIRNDPQITAVLIAAANSAAQHHGVGVQTLSQALHRLGTGQSMNLILGLALKRCARLSDPLLADYAERYWDLSLRTAEYGRTLARLLDLDQERCYCAGMLHRLGDLALLRCLQEWKQAGGELDEWEEIGDALAEFGASYGSALRTRWRLPLELRELIAAVYQLGGGVYSREALVMNMAAQLARLTEHEGIEELAKSRTARLLKIGLPELMRLRKK; encoded by the coding sequence ATGACCGCTGTGGTTCTACCCGCTGTTCCGCGAGTGCTGATTGCCGAGGCCGACCCCTGGTCCCGCGACCTGCTCAAGCAGGTGTTGTTGAATGTGCGTTGCGACGCACGGCTGGACCTGTGCTCCGATGGCCAGCAAGCGATGGAGCTGCTGGCGACGGTGCCTTACGACTTGGTGCTCGTTGACTGGGAATTGCCCGGTATCGATGGCCTGAACGTGTTGCGCAGTGTTCGTCAGCGCAAACGCAATCCGCCGTTACCGTTCATTTTGTTGAGCAGCCGCAACGATAGCGCCAGTGTGCGCGAAGCTTTGCCCTTGGCGCCGACCGCGTACCTGACCAAACCCCTCGACATGGAAAACTTGACTCATCGCTTGCAAGAGTTGCTGCTGAACGCCGGTGAGGAAGTGTCCTGCGAGGTGCCGGCGCTGTCGCCGGGCATGACGTTGTCGGTGTACTTGGAGCGTCGACGTGAATCGACTGACGGCGCGCCGCTGATGACTGACGTGCAGTTGGCGGTCAAACGCAGCCTGAATCCCAATGGCCTCGATCTGACGCTGCTGGAAGCGGAGATCCGCAATGATCCACAAATCACCGCTGTGCTGATCGCCGCCGCCAACAGTGCGGCCCAGCACCATGGCGTCGGGGTGCAAACCCTGTCGCAGGCGCTGCATCGCTTGGGCACCGGGCAAAGCATGAACCTGATTCTGGGCCTGGCCCTCAAGCGTTGCGCGCGGCTCAGTGATCCGCTGCTGGCTGACTATGCCGAACGCTATTGGGATTTGTCGCTGCGTACCGCCGAATATGGCCGGACCCTGGCGCGCTTGCTGGATCTGGATCAGGAGCGCTGTTATTGCGCGGGAATGCTGCACCGCCTCGGTGACCTGGCGTTGCTGCGCTGCTTGCAGGAATGGAAGCAGGCCGGGGGCGAGCTGGACGAGTGGGAAGAAATCGGCGATGCCCTGGCCGAGTTCGGCGCGAGCTACGGTTCGGCACTGCGGACTCGCTGGCGCTTGCCGCTGGAGTTGCGAGAGCTGATTGCAGCGGTCTACCAACTCGGTGGCGGGGTTTACTCCCGCGAAGCGCTGGTGATGAACATGGCCGCGCAACTGGCGCGCCTGACCGAGCATGAAGGCATTGAGGAGTTGGCCAAGAGCCGGACAGCGCGATTGCTCAAGATTGGGTTGCCGGAACTGATGCGACTGCGCAAGAAGTAG
- the gabT gene encoding 4-aminobutyrate--2-oxoglutarate transaminase, giving the protein MSKTNASLMKRREAAVPRGVGQIHPIFAESAKNATVTDVEGREFIDFAGGIAVLNTGHVHPKIIAAVTEQLNKLTHTCFQVLAYEPYVEVCEKINAKVPGDFAKKTLLVTTGSEAVENAVKIARAATGRAGVIAFTGAYHGRTMMTLGLTGKVVPYSAGMGLMPGGVFRALYPNELHGVSIDDSIASIERIFKNDAEPRDIAAIIIEPVQGEGGFYVAPKEFMKRLRALCDQHGILLIADEVQTGAGRTGTFFAMEQMGVAADLTTFAKSIAGGFPLAGVCGKAEYMDAIAPGGLGGTYAGSPIACAAALAVMEVFEEEHLLDRCKAVGERLVTGLKAIQAKYPVIGEVRALGAMIAVELFVDGDSHKPNAPAVAAVVAKARDKGLILLSCGTYGNVLRVLVPLTSPDEQLDKGLAIIEECFSEL; this is encoded by the coding sequence ATGAGCAAGACTAACGCATCCCTGATGAAACGCCGCGAAGCCGCAGTACCACGCGGTGTTGGCCAGATTCACCCGATCTTCGCCGAGTCCGCGAAGAACGCCACCGTAACTGACGTTGAAGGTCGCGAGTTCATCGACTTCGCCGGCGGTATCGCTGTGCTGAACACCGGCCACGTGCACCCGAAAATCATCGCCGCCGTGACCGAACAGCTGAACAAGCTGACCCACACTTGCTTCCAGGTTCTGGCTTACGAGCCGTACGTAGAAGTGTGCGAAAAAATCAACGCCAAGGTGCCAGGTGATTTCGCCAAGAAAACCCTGCTGGTGACCACCGGTTCCGAAGCGGTAGAGAACGCCGTGAAAATCGCCCGCGCCGCCACTGGCCGTGCCGGCGTGATCGCGTTCACTGGCGCCTATCACGGTCGCACCATGATGACCCTGGGCCTGACCGGTAAAGTCGTGCCTTACTCGGCCGGCATGGGCCTGATGCCAGGCGGCGTCTTCCGCGCGCTGTACCCGAACGAACTGCACGGTGTGAGCATCGACGATTCGATCGCCAGCATCGAACGCATCTTCAAGAACGACGCCGAACCGCGTGATATCGCTGCGATCATCATCGAGCCGGTTCAGGGCGAAGGCGGTTTCTACGTCGCGCCTAAAGAGTTCATGAAGCGCCTGCGCGCTCTGTGCGACCAGCACGGCATCCTGTTGATCGCTGACGAAGTGCAAACCGGCGCTGGCCGTACCGGCACCTTCTTCGCCATGGAACAGATGGGCGTTGCTGCCGACCTGACCACTTTCGCCAAATCCATCGCTGGCGGCTTCCCGTTGGCCGGTGTGTGCGGTAAAGCCGAATACATGGACGCCATTGCTCCAGGCGGCCTTGGCGGCACTTACGCTGGTAGCCCGATCGCTTGCGCCGCGGCCCTGGCCGTAATGGAAGTGTTCGAAGAAGAACACCTGCTGGACCGTTGCAAGGCAGTCGGCGAGCGTCTGGTTACTGGTTTGAAAGCCATCCAGGCCAAGTACCCGGTGATCGGTGAAGTCCGTGCCCTGGGCGCGATGATCGCGGTCGAGCTGTTCGTCGATGGCGACAGCCACAAGCCTAACGCTCCTGCAGTAGCAGCCGTTGTGGCGAAGGCTCGCGATAAAGGTCTGATCCTGCTGTCTTGCGGCACCTACGGCAACGTTCTGCGCGTCCTGGTACCGCTGACTTCGCCGGACGAGCAACTGGACAAAGGTCTGGCAATCATCGAAGAGTGCTTCTCGGAACTCTGA
- the gabD gene encoding NADP-dependent succinate-semialdehyde dehydrogenase codes for MQLKDTQLFRQQAFIDGAWVDADNGQTIKVNNPATGEILGTVPKMGAAETRRAIEAADKALPAWRALTAKDRANKLRRWFELIIENQDDLARLMTLEQGKPLAEAKGEIVYAASFIEWFAEEAKRVYGDVIPGHQPDKRLIVIKQPIGVTAAITPWNFPAAMITRKAGPALAAGCTMVLKPASQTPFSAFALAELAQRAGIPNGVFSVVSGSAGDIGSELTSNPIVRKLSFTGSTEIGRQLMAECAKDIKKVSLELGGNAPFIVFDDADLDKAVEGAIISKYRNNGQTCVCANRLYIQDSVYDAFAEKLKVAVAKLKIGNGLEEGTTTGPLIDEKAVAKVQEHIADAISKGATVLAGGKVMEGNFFEPTILTNVPKNAAVAKEETFGPLAPLFRFKDEAEVIAMSNDTEFGLASYFYARDLGRVFRVAEALEYGMVGVNTGLISNEVAPFGGIKASGLGREGSKYGIEDYLEIKYLCLGI; via the coding sequence ATGCAGCTTAAAGACACCCAGTTGTTCCGCCAGCAAGCCTTTATCGATGGCGCTTGGGTCGATGCGGACAACGGTCAGACGATCAAGGTCAACAACCCGGCAACGGGCGAAATTCTGGGCACCGTGCCGAAGATGGGCGCTGCCGAAACCCGCCGTGCAATCGAAGCCGCTGACAAAGCGCTGCCGGCCTGGCGTGCACTGACCGCCAAGGACCGCGCGAACAAGCTGCGTCGCTGGTTCGAGCTGATCATCGAGAACCAGGACGACCTCGCTCGCCTGATGACCCTCGAGCAAGGCAAGCCATTGGCCGAAGCCAAGGGCGAAATCGTTTACGCCGCTTCCTTTATCGAGTGGTTCGCCGAGGAAGCCAAGCGCGTCTATGGTGATGTGATTCCGGGTCACCAGCCGGACAAGCGCCTGATCGTGATCAAGCAGCCAATCGGCGTGACCGCAGCGATCACCCCGTGGAACTTCCCGGCCGCGATGATCACCCGTAAGGCGGGTCCAGCATTGGCCGCCGGTTGCACCATGGTGCTCAAGCCTGCTTCGCAAACTCCATTCTCGGCATTCGCTCTGGCTGAACTGGCCCAGCGCGCCGGCATCCCGAACGGTGTGTTCAGCGTTGTTTCCGGCAGCGCCGGCGACATCGGCAGCGAGCTGACCAGCAACCCGATCGTGCGTAAATTGTCCTTCACTGGCTCGACCGAAATCGGTCGTCAGCTGATGGCCGAATGCGCCAAGGACATCAAAAAGGTTTCCCTGGAACTGGGCGGCAACGCGCCGTTCATCGTGTTCGACGATGCGGACCTGGATAAGGCCGTCGAAGGCGCGATCATTTCCAAGTACCGCAACAACGGCCAGACCTGTGTCTGCGCCAATCGTCTGTACATTCAGGATTCGGTCTACGACGCGTTCGCCGAGAAGCTGAAAGTGGCTGTGGCCAAACTCAAGATCGGCAACGGTCTGGAAGAAGGCACCACCACTGGCCCGCTGATCGACGAAAAAGCCGTGGCCAAGGTTCAAGAGCACATTGCTGACGCGATCAGCAAAGGCGCAACCGTTCTGGCCGGTGGCAAGGTGATGGAAGGCAACTTCTTCGAGCCGACCATCCTGACCAACGTGCCGAAAAATGCAGCCGTGGCCAAGGAAGAAACTTTCGGCCCACTGGCGCCGCTGTTCCGTTTCAAAGACGAAGCCGAAGTGATCGCGATGTCCAACGACACCGAGTTCGGCCTGGCTTCGTACTTCTATGCCCGTGACCTGGGCCGTGTGTTCCGTGTGGCTGAAGCCCTGGAATACGGCATGGTCGGCGTCAACACCGGGTTGATCTCCAACGAAGTCGCGCCGTTCGGCGGCATCAAGGCGTCGGGCCTGGGCCGTGAAGGCTCCAAGTACGGCATCGAAGATTACCTGGAAATCAAATACCTCTGCCTGGGCATCTAA
- a CDS encoding RNA polymerase sigma factor encodes MTAPELSTDASSDESLLARYRSGDGPAFEILYARHRQGLYRFLLGLSGKAELAEEVYQETWLSLIRSTSQPQGRANFRTWLYQIARNRLIDHWRKHGIHNPLHDSYDEQAHAVIDNAADPEQLLSLSRDTQRLETALQTLPADQREVFLLRAHGDLDLPQIATLTETPLETVKSRLRYAQQKLRRLLAEEVLT; translated from the coding sequence ATGACTGCTCCTGAATTGAGCACCGACGCCAGCAGCGACGAATCGCTGCTGGCGCGTTATCGCTCGGGCGACGGGCCGGCGTTCGAGATCTTGTACGCCCGCCATCGCCAGGGCCTTTATCGATTCCTGCTCGGCCTCAGTGGCAAAGCCGAACTCGCCGAAGAGGTTTATCAGGAGACCTGGCTGAGCCTGATCCGCAGCACCAGTCAGCCACAAGGCCGGGCGAATTTTCGTACCTGGCTTTACCAGATTGCCCGCAACCGACTGATCGACCACTGGCGCAAACATGGCATCCACAACCCCTTGCACGACAGCTACGACGAACAGGCCCACGCCGTGATCGACAACGCCGCCGACCCCGAGCAACTGCTGAGCCTGAGCCGCGACACCCAGCGCCTCGAAACCGCCCTGCAAACCCTGCCCGCCGATCAACGCGAAGTCTTCCTGCTACGCGCCCACGGCGACCTCGACCTGCCACAAATCGCCACCCTCACCGAAACACCGCTGGAAACCGTCAAAAGCCGCTTGCGCTACGCCCAGCAAAAACTGCGTCGGCTGCTGGCCGAGGAGGTACTGACATGA